The sequence CCTGGATCACCAGATCGACCGCTCCCATGTCGATCCCCAGCTCCAGACTGGAGGTGGCGACCACGGCCGGCAGCCGGCCCGCCTTCAAGTCCTCCTCCACCTGGGCGCGTTGCTCCTTGGACACCGAGCCGTGGTGGGCGCGGGCCAGCAGCGCCGGGGCGCCCCTGGCCGCCCCGGCCTCGGCCATCAGCTCCGCGGGGGAGTGGTGCTCGGGCAGCGCTTCACCGGTCTGCCGCTCGTAGGCGATCTCGTTGAGGCGGTTGCACAGCCGCTCCGCCAGCCTGCGGGAGTTGGCGAAGACGATCGTGGAGCGGTGGGCCTGGACAAGATCGGCGATCTTCTCCTCGACCTGCGGCCAGATGGACGGCTTCTCGCCGGTCTCGCCCTCCTGGACCGGCGACCCGCCCAGCTCGCCCATGTCCTCCACCGGGACGACCACCGACAGGTCGAAACGCTTCCCGGACGGCGGCTGGACGATCTCCACCCGGCGCCGCGGCGACAGGTAGCGCGCCACCTCCTCCACCGGCCGCACCGTCGCGGACAGCCCGATCCGGCGGGCCGGGCGGCCGGCACAGCGGAGCTCGTCCAGCCGCTCCAGGGAGAGCGCCAGATGCGCACCGCGCTTGGTGCCGGCCACGGCATGGACCTCGTCCACGATCACCGTCTCGACGCCCGCCAGCGCCTCCCGGGCCGAGGACGTCAGCATCAGGAACAGCGACTCGGGGGTCGTGATGAGGATGTCCGGCGGGCGGTTCGCGATCGAGCGGCGCTCGGCGGGCGGGGTGTCACCGGAACGGATCGCGACCGTGAGGTCCGGCTCCGGCAGCCCGAGACGGACCGACTCCTGCCGGATGCCCGTCAGCGGACTGCGCAGATTGCGCTCGACGTCGACGGCCAGTGCCTTCATCGGGGAGACGTACAGCACCCGGCAGCGCTTCTTCGGCTCGGCGGGCGGGGGAGTGCTCGCCAGCGCGTCCAGGGAGGCGAGGAAGGCGGCGAGGGTCTTGCCGGAGCCGGTGGGCGCCACCACCAGGACGTCGGAGCCCGCGCCGATCGCCCGCCAGGCCCCTTCCTGCGCCGCGGTGGGCGCGCTGAACGCCCCGGCGAACCAGCCGCGGGTCGCGGGGGAGAAGGAGTCGAGCGCTGCCTTGGCCATGTCCTCCATCGTGCACCGGACCACTGACAACGCGGTCGCCGGGCGCCGCGCCGCCCGCCGCGGACCGGGGGCTGCCGGGCCGTCCCCCGGCGTCGCCGCGGCCCCCACCGCCGGTGGAGGGGCCCGGGCAGGGAGAGCGCTCAGATGAGACGCCGCCCGTAGGCCCGTAGGGTCAGCAGCGCCTTGAGCGTCACCACCGGGCGGCTCTCCAGCGCCGTCCCGGGCGCCCACGCCCGCCAGGTGACCGGCCAGCCGCCGTCCTCCTGCTGGAGCGCGCTGAGGCGGTCCAGCGCCCGGTCCATCTCCTCGTCGGTGAACCAGTCGCGGGCCAGCGAGCCGGGCGCGGGCGCGAAGTCGTACGCGAGGTGATGCTCCCCGGGGGCGTACCCCGGCGCCACCGGGACGTCCGCTGCCCGCTCCGGGTCCAGCAGCACCAGCCGCTGTTCCCGCACGAGCCGGCCGAGGCGCTGCGCCGCCGCGGCGGCCCGCGGCCGGTCGGGGGCGCCGTCCAGGAAGGCCACCGCCGCCTCGACCTCGTACGGATGGGTCCGGGTCAGGGACTCCACGGTCGCCCAGCAGTAGTCCGTGGCGCGGAAGAGCCAGGCGTGCCAGACCTCGTTGCGGTGCAGCACCCCCACCACGGGGCCGGTGGCCAGCAGCGCGCTCGGCGGGTCGTCGGTCACCGGGATCCAGGGCGCGGCCGGATAGCCGCGCTGTGAGGGGTGCACCGCGGGCAGCGCGCCCTCCGGGGTGGAGATCTTCGTCAGATAGCGGCAGATGCGCTCCACCTGGCGGCCGTCACAGCGCCCGATCAGATCGAGGACGTGCAGGGCGTGGGCGGTGTGCAGCGGCTGGCTGACCGGGCCGCGGAGGTCGGGCTCCAGCGCGTGGCCGAAGCCGTCGTCGTCATTGCGGTACGCGGCGAGGGCGGTCTCGACCGGATCGGCCCCGCCGCCGAGGAAGTGGTACGCGAAAAGCCGCTGTTCGAGCACCCGCGCGGTCAGCCAGACGAAGCGCTCGGCGCGCGCGAGAGGGGTCGAAGGAGGAAGTGCGTTGTCGGCCATGGCCTGACCGTAGGGCGGAAATCCCCCGGCGGTACCGGCTCGCGCACCGCTGCCCTCCCAGGCGGGATACTGGAGGCATGCGGTTGACGGATCTTGCGGCGGAGTCCGCCGGCCCTGGGCAGGCTGCGCTAGGCGCTGTCCGCGACGTCGCCGCCCTGGGGGGCTGCGTCGTCCCGGTCCGCCGCGAGCCGGGCGGACGCGGCGTGGAAGGCCTCCAGGCCTGCCGCGAGCCGGGCGACATCGGCGGGTTCCATGCGGTCGAGGGTGGCCGTGACCTCCCGGCTGCGCGCCACGCGGTACTGCTCCAGCAGCACCCGGCCGCGCAGGCTCAGCCGCAGCTCGACCTCCCGCCGGCTGGTCGCACTGGGTCCCCGCTCCGCGAGGCCCATGGCCTCCAGGCGGTCGCAGAGCCTGCTGACCGCCGGCGGACGGGAGCCGAGTGCTTCGGCGAGGGTGCGCAGATTGGTGCCTTCGCGGCGCTCGATCACCAGCAGCGCGCGCAGCTGGGACAGCGAGACCTCCGCCGAGCGTGCCGCTTCCTGCCCGCGTCCCCACAGCACCTCGAGCAACTCGGCCGTGGCAAGCGTCGCCGCGCTTGCGCGCTCGTGGGAATGGGGCCGACCGGTGAAACGGGACACACGAACACTCTGTCACCCGGTGCGTGCCCTTGTCAGACCGACCCTGCCCTTGGACCTGGACGAAGGGTGTCCGCGAAACCATGACTCGACTCCTCGACGTGGAAACAGCGCTGCGTGCCGCGGCGCCGCATGCCCTGGTCGACGCCCTGCGGGGCGTCCTCACCACCGCCTACCGGGCCACCGAGGTGCGGCTGCTGCTGACGGACTACGGCGGGACGGTGCTCAGATCGTGCGACGGGCCGGGGCCCGGTGCGGTCTCGCTGTCCGTCTTCGGCAGCCCGGAGGGGCGGGCGCTGGGCAGCCAGGAGCCCCGGGAGCAGCAGGTGGCACACGGGGACGCCGTTGATCACCATCTGCCGGTGACGGTGCGTGGCGACCGCATCGGCATCCTGACGGTGCGGCTCCCGGACGAGGGCTCCACGCCGGAGGCCGCCAACGAGCTCAGGTACGTGGCGGACCTGCTCGGGCGCGAGATCCTGGTCGCCGAGCGCGACACGGACGTCTACCAGCGGGCCCGCAGGGTCAGCCGCCTCACCCTGGCCGCCGAGATGCAGTGGCAGCTGCTGCCGGCCCGCGCCTACCGCGACGCGCGGTTCGCCCTCGGGGCCCAGCTGGAGCCCGCGTACGCCGTGCACGGTGACAACTTCGACTGGTCCGTGGACGCCGACGAGCTGATCTTCACCGTCACCAACGGGATGGGCGAGGGCATCGAGGCCTCGCTCCTCACCCACCTCGCGGTCAACGCCCTGCGCAATGCCCGCCGGGCCGGTATCGGCCTCGCGGACCAGGCGGCACTGGCCGATCAGGCCGTCCACGACCACTACCGGGGCGCGGCCCATGTGTCGACGCTGATGCTGCGCATCGAGCTGGCGACGGGGCGGGTGGAGGCCATCGACGCGGGCTCGCCGCAGATGTGGCGGATGCGGGGCAAGACGGTCGAGCGCATCGATCTCGATGCCCAGCTGCCCCTGGGCATGTTCGAGGAGTCCCATTACACCCCGCAGGAGTTCACGGTCGCCCCGGGAGACCGCCTGATCTTTGTCAGCGACGGGGTGTACGAGACTCTTTCGCCACGGGGGGAGAGGTACGCCGAGCAGGCGCTCTCGCGCGCCATCCACGCCACGGGTCTGCTGCCGGCCGCCATGGTGCCGCGTGAGGTCCTGCGCGATGTGGCCGATTACCGTGTGACGGAGTCCTTGGATGACGCCTTGGTGCTGTGTCTTGACTGGGTCGGCGACGGTCACTGCTGAACGGAGATCATTGCTGTCCCTGTGCGGGAGCGTGGCCGGCCGTGATGACCGGCGTTGTGCCTGGACAGGAGGTCGCCGCCGCTCCGGGTGAGCCGACCGCAAGAATCCGGCTGCCCGGCCGCTCGCGACCGCCGGTGGGTGAAGAGCGGGCCCGCGGGTTCCGGCCCTTGATCGTGCTCGCTAACATTTGCCGGGCGACAACTGTTAACGACGGTGTGCGGGCCGGCCCGCCGCAACCGCAGGGCGAACCGGCCCGAGGCAGCCACCGGGCCGGCCGACCGAAAGGACGACGAGTTGGGATCCGCTGAGGTTGCCGCACGCGAGCGCGTCATGAGCGTGCTGCGCGAAGAGGCCGATGAGATCTCGGACCGTTGGGTGCAGTTGCAGCTGGCGCAGCCGACCCTGGACGGGGAGGTGAGCGACGCGGAACTGGGTGAGGAAGCCGATGCCCTGGTCAGCGCCCTGCTCTCCGGTCTGGACCGCGGTCTGCCGGTGGAACACGTGGTCACGTCCCACGAGGAGATCCATCAAGCCGTATCCGAGATCTCCCTGCGACGCGCCCGCCGGGGGGTCTCGCCCACCGCGACGTCGCTGGCCGTGATGTCGCTGAAGGAGGCCCTGCTGAAGGCCGTTCAGCGGCACACCCGTGACGGTGAGGACCTTTTCCACAGTGCGGTGCTGATCAACCGCCTCCTGGACAGCGCCGGGGCCCTCTCCTTCGAGATCTTCGTGGAGGGCCGCGAAGAGATCATCCGCCGGCAGAGCCAGCAGCTGCTGGAGGTGTCCACCCCGGTCGTCAGGCTGTGGCGCCAGGTGCTGGCCGTCCCGCTGATCGGCACGCTCGACACCGCACGCACCCAGGTGGTGATGGAGAACGTGCTCCAGGCCATCCAGGAGCACGAGGCGCTGGTCGCCATCATCGACATCACCGGCGTACCGACCGTCGACACCGCCGTCGCCCAGCACCTGATGCACACGGTCAACGCGGTCCGTCTCATGGGCGCGGACTGCATCATCAGCGGCATCCGGCCGCCGATCGCCCAGACCATCGCCCAGCTCGGCATCGATCTGTCGACGATCATGACCCGGGCCACTCTGGCCGACGCCCTGGGAGAGGCCGTGAAGCTCACCGACGCCGTGCCGTCGAAGTCCGCCCCGCTGGCCCAGCGGTGAATGTCCCCGCGTCGGCCGGTGTGCCGATTCTGCGGCTGGGCGACGTCCTGGTCACCGGGCTCCTCAACGAGCTCGACGACAAGACGGCCGTGGCGTTCACCGAGGAGCTCACCGCACGCATCACGGGCGACCGGGCGCGTGGGGTGCTCATCGACATTTCCCGGCTGGAAATCGTCGATTCCTTCGTGGCCCGTACTTTGATGGAGCTGACCACCATGGCGCGGCTGCTGGGCGCCCGGGTGATCGTCGCCGGGATGCGGCCGCCGGTCGCCATCACCCTGGTCGAGCTGGGGCTGCAGCTGACCGGTGTGGAAACGGCACTCAACGCCGAGCACGGCATGGCCGCGCTGGGCTGGTATCAGAGCCTGCAGCCTTCCGAAGGGGTGCTGCGTGAGTCCGGCACGGAATAGTGATCACGCGGTGGGCCTCGCCACGGCCGCCCGGCACGTCCCCGACGCGGAGGGCAGCACATCGGTGCACCAGGTGCGGACCGAAGAAGACCTGCTGACCGTCCGCCACGCCGTACGGGCGGCCACCGTGCGGGCCGGTTTCAGCATCGTCGATCAGACGCGTGTGGTCACCGCCGCCAGTGAACTGGCACGCAACGCCTACATCCACGGCGGAGGGGGCACCGTGACCATCGACTGCCTGATGTCGCGCGAGACCACGGGACTCCGTCTGACGATCACCGACGACGGTCCCGGCATCGCGGACGTCCGCGCCGCACTGACCGACGGCTTCACCACCGGTGGGGGGCTTGGCCACGGTCTGGGCGGCGCCCGGCGGCTGATGAACGACTTCGAACTCCATTCGGCCCCGGGACAGGGTACGACCGTGATCGCCACGCGATGGGCAAGCCGTTGACGCTCCCCTGCCCCCGGCCGACGGCACACATCGCCGTGGACCACTACAGCGCCGTGCATCTGGCCGCCGAAACCGCCCGGGCGGTCGCCGGGCAGTGCGGGCTGCCGGGAGCGCTGCCCGACCGCGCCGCGGTCATCGCCTCGGAACTGGCCAGCAATCTGGCCAATCATGCGACCAACGGAGCGCTGTTCATCCAGTCCCTGCCCCTGGGCGGCGGCATGGAGATCGTCGCTGCGGACCACGGGCCCGGCATCGGCGAACTGCACCAGTGCCTCGCCGACGGCTACACCACCGGCAGCACCCTCGGCGCCGGCCTGGGAGCCGTGAAACGGATAGCCACCACCCTCACCATCCGCACGGCGCCGGGGGACGGAACCCTCGTCAGCGCCCGCCTCACCGCACCCGACGGGACCGCGTCGGCCGGCCAGGAAGCGGGTGCCATCTGCGTACCGGCAGAGCGTGAGCAGACCAGCGGCGACGGGTGCGCCCTCGCCGATCACGGCTCCGCGCGCACCGCACTCGTCGTGGACGGCCTCGGCCACGGCCCGCACGCCGCCGAGGCCGCCCAAGTGGCGCTGCGGACCTTCCACCGCGGACCGGACGCGCCGCTGCCGGAGATCCTCACCGGTCTGCACCGGGCGCTGCGCCGCACCCGCGGGGCGGCCGTCGGCCTGCTGCGCCTGCACCCCGGACAGGCGGAGTACTGCGGGGTCGGCAACGTCCGCGTCGTGACGCTGACCTCGCTCGGCCCGGGCCACCGGCTCAGCGGTCAGCCGGGAATCGCCGGACTGAACATGACGCCACCGCAGGTGCGAGCCTTCCCCGTACCGCCCGGCGGCACGGTCCTGCTCCACTCCGACGGCGTCGACCACCGCTGGGCCCAGGGGCCCTCGGCCTTTGTGTGCCGCCTGCCCCCGTCCCTGCTCGCCGCGTCCCTCGTCCACAGCCACCGCCTCCCCCGCGACGATGCGACCGTGCTCGCCGCCCGTCCCCGCCAGAGACTTCCGTGACCCCCCACACCTTCCACGACCTGCCGGCCCTCCGCCGCGCCGTACGGCGGATCTGCGAAGCGCACCGGCTTCCCTCCCGGACCGGAGGGCGCCTGGTGCTCTCCGTGGCCCAGGTGGCCGGCGCCGCCCTGCGCGCCGGCGGTCCCGTCCGCCTCGAAGCCGCCGAGCGGACCGCTCCGGGCGGCACCGCCCTGCTGGCCGTCACGCTGCACGCCGCACCGACGCCGGCCCCGCCGAGCTGGGCCCACCTGCCGCTGCCGGGGCAGGCCACGCCCGACGGCGTGGTCGCCTGGCACCTGCCCCTCGGCGAGGAGCAGCCCGAGCCCGCTCCGCGTGGTGCCGCGCACGGCGGAGTGCCCGGCCAGGCCGGGACGCGCCAGCCGGAGACCGCCGAGGCGTACGAGGCACGGATCGCGGCGCTCGAGAGCGACCTCACCGCGGCCCTCGCCCGGGCGGACACCCTCTCCACGGAGCTGCACCGCCTCAAGGACGAACTCGCCGAGACCAACAGCGGCGTGCTCGCCCTCTACGTCCAGCTGGAGGAGCGGGACGAACAACTGCGGCGGGCCCACGGCCAGACCCTGCGGGAGCTGGAGGACGCGCTGCGTCCCTCGCCGATCAGCGTGGAAGGCCTGGAGTTCGCCGTCCACTACGAGCCGGCCGGCACCGATGCGCCCACCGGGGGCGACTTCTACGACTGGCTCAGCCTCCCCGACGGCACCGTGCACATCACCGTCGTCGATGCGCTGGGACACGGTGTGCGCAGCACCCGCAGCGCGCTCAACGTCACGCATGCCGTGCGCACCCTGGCGCTCGAAGGCCACCCGCTCGAATCCATCGTCGCCCGTACCCACGACATCCTGGCCCCGTTCGACCCCGAGATCATGGCGACGGTGCAGCTCGCCCGTATCCACCCCGGCACCGGTGAACTCCGCCTGGCCAACGGCAGTCATCCGCCGGCCCTGCTGCTGCGTGCCGACGGAACCTGCGACTATCTGGAGGTCCGCGGCCGGGGTATCGGGTTCCCGCTGCCGGGGAGCGAGTCCGTACGGCAGGACACCCTGCACGAGGGCGACCTCCTGGTGCTCTACACCGACGGTCTGACCGAGAGCCGGCGCGACCCCATCGAAGGCGAGGCGCGCCTGGTCAAGAGCGCCCGGGCCCATGCCCACCGGCCGGTGGACGAAATCCCCGGCGCCGTCGCGGAGGACATGCACACCGTCATCCTGCACTCCGACGACACCCTCGCCCTTGCCGTCCGCCGGGCCCGGCAGGACGCCTCGCAGCCGGGCACGCAGACGCGCGCGTGACCGGCCCGGCCCCCTGCCTGTTTCCGCGTGCCCCCAGGGGGCCGGACGCAGCCGGCCACCCGCGTCCTCGGGCGCCCGAACGCACCGCCCACCGGCCCGTCAACTTCCCTGTTCCGCACGGGTTCTGCTGGGTAGACGCCTCACGAACACCTGATGACGCTTGCACACCAGCCGAACGAGGCGTTCCACTGACCGGGGTGAAATCTTGTGCACCAACATCTTGCGACTGACGACCCCTCGACCCCGCCCGCCCAGGACCTCCGCAGTCCGGGAACGGCTGCAGAGGCCCGCGACTTCGCCAGAGGATTCGCCGACCTGCTCCATCCGCCGCCGGCCGCCCGGACCACCCAGAACCTGCTTCTGCTGGTGTCCGAACTCGTCACCAACGCGCTGCGCCACGCGGGCGCGGTCACGGCGCTGCGTCTCTCCGCGGACCACGACAGCATCCGGATACGCGTCGAGGACGCCAGTCCGGCCCGGCCGGCGGAGCGCAGCCCGGACCTGACGGGCCGCGACGGCGGCTTCGGCTGGCCCGTGGTGTGCGCCCTGGCCCGTGAGGTCACCGTCAGCCCCCGGCCCGGCGGCGGCAAGATCGTGCGGGCCGCACTCGCACGCTGAAGACGGCCCCGGCGCCGGGCCGTTGACGTGCCGGCGGTCGTCGACCTGCCCGGGCCGTGACGTGCCGAGGCCGTGTGAACCCGGGAGAAGCGGGCAGGGCACCGGGACCGTGCGCCTGCGGATGCCCCTCGGTTGGTCCCCGAGCTCTGCCCGCAGCGCGCACCGCACCTGTCGTCGGACCGTGGGAACGGGATGCGTCCATGCAACGCCACAGCGCCGAAGGGCCGGTAACGACACTGAGGGAGGCCGCGGAACAACTTGCCGCCGCCGGTGAGGCGATCGCTGCCCTGATGCGGGACGCGGCCGCCCCGGTGGAGCCGCGGCTCTCCCCGGGCGGCCTGAGAGTGCTCTCCGTCGTCTCGGTGCGTCCCGGGCGGAACCTGACCACGGTGGCCGCCGCCGTCGGCCTGGGCCTGCCGCGCGCCAGCCGGGTCTGTGCCGCACTGGAGTCCGCCGGTCTGCTGCTCCGCCGCCCGACGGCTGCCGACCGGCGCGAGATCGGGCTGCAGCTGAGCCCTGAGGGCGAGGCGTTCCTGGAGCGCTTCCGGGCGACCCGGGTGGAGCGGATGGCGGCGGTGCTGCGCCGGATGCCGACGGACGAACGGGGCGCACTGGTCGCGGCGTTGGGCGAGCTGTCCGTCGCCGTCGCCGCCGTCGGTTCCGAACGGAGCTGACGTCCCGGCGTCGAGCGCCGCGCGGAGCCGGCCTTCAGGCGTCGAGCGCCGCGCGGACGGACCCGTACAGCGGCAGCACCGTGTCGAGTCCGGTGAGGGTGAAGAGCCGTTCCAGAACGGCGGAGGGGGCCGCGAGGCGCAACGCGGAGCCCAGTGCGTCATGCGCCTGGATCAGGACGTTGACGGTCGTCGAATCCGCGAACGCGACGTCCGACAGGTCGATGACGACCGGGCCGGCGCCGTCCTGCGCCAGCCGCTGCAAGGTGGCGTCGAGCGGCGCGATGTTGTCCAGGTCGAGCGGTCCGGCGACGGTGAGGATCACCGCCCTCTGCTCCCGTCGTGTGTCGATACGCAGGGGCCGGCCGCCATGGGGCTGGGACAGCACGATGAACCTCGCTGTAGGGGCTGACGCTTCGTGAGTGGACAGGTCCTCGGGGTGCGGCACCGCCAAGGATAGAATTCATAGTTGCCGTTTGACAACATTCGCCATAAGGCAACAATCTGTTCCCGATACCTGGCAAGA is a genomic window of Streptomyces sp. Edi2 containing:
- a CDS encoding ATP-binding protein — encoded protein: MSPARNSDHAVGLATAARHVPDAEGSTSVHQVRTEEDLLTVRHAVRAATVRAGFSIVDQTRVVTAASELARNAYIHGGGGTVTIDCLMSRETTGLRLTITDDGPGIADVRAALTDGFTTGGGLGHGLGGARRLMNDFELHSAPGQGTTVIATRWASR
- a CDS encoding STAS domain-containing protein, with protein sequence MLSQPHGGRPLRIDTRREQRAVILTVAGPLDLDNIAPLDATLQRLAQDGAGPVVIDLSDVAFADSTTVNVLIQAHDALGSALRLAAPSAVLERLFTLTGLDTVLPLYGSVRAALDA
- a CDS encoding MarR family transcriptional regulator, translated to MQRHSAEGPVTTLREAAEQLAAAGEAIAALMRDAAAPVEPRLSPGGLRVLSVVSVRPGRNLTTVAAAVGLGLPRASRVCAALESAGLLLRRPTAADRREIGLQLSPEGEAFLERFRATRVERMAAVLRRMPTDERGALVAALGELSVAVAAVGSERS
- a CDS encoding ATP-binding protein; the encoded protein is MHQHLATDDPSTPPAQDLRSPGTAAEARDFARGFADLLHPPPAARTTQNLLLLVSELVTNALRHAGAVTALRLSADHDSIRIRVEDASPARPAERSPDLTGRDGGFGWPVVCALAREVTVSPRPGGGKIVRAALAR
- a CDS encoding PP2C family protein-serine/threonine phosphatase produces the protein MTRLLDVETALRAAAPHALVDALRGVLTTAYRATEVRLLLTDYGGTVLRSCDGPGPGAVSLSVFGSPEGRALGSQEPREQQVAHGDAVDHHLPVTVRGDRIGILTVRLPDEGSTPEAANELRYVADLLGREILVAERDTDVYQRARRVSRLTLAAEMQWQLLPARAYRDARFALGAQLEPAYAVHGDNFDWSVDADELIFTVTNGMGEGIEASLLTHLAVNALRNARRAGIGLADQAALADQAVHDHYRGAAHVSTLMLRIELATGRVEAIDAGSPQMWRMRGKTVERIDLDAQLPLGMFEESHYTPQEFTVAPGDRLIFVSDGVYETLSPRGERYAEQALSRAIHATGLLPAAMVPREVLRDVADYRVTESLDDALVLCLDWVGDGHC
- a CDS encoding MarR family transcriptional regulator — its product is MSRFTGRPHSHERASAATLATAELLEVLWGRGQEAARSAEVSLSQLRALLVIERREGTNLRTLAEALGSRPPAVSRLCDRLEAMGLAERGPSATSRREVELRLSLRGRVLLEQYRVARSREVTATLDRMEPADVARLAAGLEAFHAASARLAADRDDAAPQGGDVADSA
- a CDS encoding STAS domain-containing protein, which gives rise to MNVPASAGVPILRLGDVLVTGLLNELDDKTAVAFTEELTARITGDRARGVLIDISRLEIVDSFVARTLMELTTMARLLGARVIVAGMRPPVAITLVELGLQLTGVETALNAEHGMAALGWYQSLQPSEGVLRESGTE
- a CDS encoding SpoIIE family protein phosphatase, which translates into the protein MTPHTFHDLPALRRAVRRICEAHRLPSRTGGRLVLSVAQVAGAALRAGGPVRLEAAERTAPGGTALLAVTLHAAPTPAPPSWAHLPLPGQATPDGVVAWHLPLGEEQPEPAPRGAAHGGVPGQAGTRQPETAEAYEARIAALESDLTAALARADTLSTELHRLKDELAETNSGVLALYVQLEERDEQLRRAHGQTLRELEDALRPSPISVEGLEFAVHYEPAGTDAPTGGDFYDWLSLPDGTVHITVVDALGHGVRSTRSALNVTHAVRTLALEGHPLESIVARTHDILAPFDPEIMATVQLARIHPGTGELRLANGSHPPALLLRADGTCDYLEVRGRGIGFPLPGSESVRQDTLHEGDLLVLYTDGLTESRRDPIEGEARLVKSARAHAHRPVDEIPGAVAEDMHTVILHSDDTLALAVRRARQDASQPGTQTRA
- a CDS encoding SpoIIE family protein phosphatase, which codes for MGKPLTLPCPRPTAHIAVDHYSAVHLAAETARAVAGQCGLPGALPDRAAVIASELASNLANHATNGALFIQSLPLGGGMEIVAADHGPGIGELHQCLADGYTTGSTLGAGLGAVKRIATTLTIRTAPGDGTLVSARLTAPDGTASAGQEAGAICVPAEREQTSGDGCALADHGSARTALVVDGLGHGPHAAEAAQVALRTFHRGPDAPLPEILTGLHRALRRTRGAAVGLLRLHPGQAEYCGVGNVRVVTLTSLGPGHRLSGQPGIAGLNMTPPQVRAFPVPPGGTVLLHSDGVDHRWAQGPSAFVCRLPPSLLAASLVHSHRLPRDDATVLAARPRQRLP
- a CDS encoding STAS domain-containing protein, with the protein product MGSAEVAARERVMSVLREEADEISDRWVQLQLAQPTLDGEVSDAELGEEADALVSALLSGLDRGLPVEHVVTSHEEIHQAVSEISLRRARRGVSPTATSLAVMSLKEALLKAVQRHTRDGEDLFHSAVLINRLLDSAGALSFEIFVEGREEIIRRQSQQLLEVSTPVVRLWRQVLAVPLIGTLDTARTQVVMENVLQAIQEHEALVAIIDITGVPTVDTAVAQHLMHTVNAVRLMGADCIISGIRPPIAQTIAQLGIDLSTIMTRATLADALGEAVKLTDAVPSKSAPLAQR